Within the Streptomyces sp. NBC_00554 genome, the region CACCGACTTCGACGCCCGGCCCACCCGCACCTGGCCCGTGCTGTACCTGCTGCACGGCGCCCACGACGACTACAACTCCTGGACCCGTGAAACCGACATCGAGGCATTCACCGAGGGCCTGGGCCTCATCGTCGCCATGCCCGACGGCGGCCCCACCGGCATCCCCACCAAGTGGCGCGACGGCACGGACTACGAGACCTTCCAGCTGGCCGAGGTCCACGCCGTCCTGCGCAGCGACTACCGGGCCTCCACCGTCCGGGCCGTGGCCGGGGTCTCCACCGGCGGCTACGGCGCGATCGCCCACGCCGCCCGCCACCCGGGCGCCTTCGCCGCAGCCGCCTCGTACAGCGGCATCCTCGACACGACGCTGTTCGGCGTGCCGCCGCTCGTCGACGCGATCGTCGCCCGCGAGAACGTGGCGGCGTGGTCGCTCTGGGGCAACCCGGTGTTCCAGTACGCCACCTGGCGCGACTAC harbors:
- a CDS encoding alpha/beta hydrolase, giving the protein MHRRTVVKAAAATGLAALFGAVATTRAGAATQISERVFDLSIASAALGRSAPVRLILPTDFDARPTRTWPVLYLLHGAHDDYNSWTRETDIEAFTEGLGLIVAMPDGGPTGIPTKWRDGTDYETFQLAEVHAVLRSDYRASTVRAVAGVSTGGYGAIAHAARHPGAFAAAASYSGILDTTLFGVPPLVDAIVARENVAAWSLWGNPVFQYATWRDYNPRVRASALSGTPLYVSNGSGLAGGTGDLLPEALESALWPSAHSFTSALNLLRIPVTTHYYSGGGHSWAYWQPEFRASWPILASALGL